A region of Roseobacter litoralis Och 149 DNA encodes the following proteins:
- a CDS encoding cell division ATP-binding protein FtsE codes for MIELDNVAYSYSGGALFSDISLTLAPGSFHFLTGPSGAGKTTLLKLCYGALLPSVGQVSAFGADLAGLDREQMALLQRRVGVVHQDCQFLDHLSVAENIALPLHVTGRGAEGAHDDLIELMGWVGLTHRATAMPPELSGGERQRAALARGVIMSPDVIIADEPTGNVDWEMSQRLLRLLIELNKMGKTVLIATHDLSLIRAAKSQIQARVLRIANNRVQLSGADL; via the coding sequence GTGATCGAGCTGGACAACGTCGCTTATAGTTATAGTGGTGGCGCATTATTTTCGGATATATCCCTTACACTTGCGCCGGGCTCTTTTCATTTTCTGACAGGTCCGTCAGGGGCAGGAAAGACCACGTTGCTCAAGCTGTGTTACGGCGCTTTGTTGCCGTCGGTCGGGCAGGTTAGCGCCTTTGGCGCAGATCTCGCAGGTCTTGATCGCGAACAGATGGCCCTGTTGCAAAGGCGCGTCGGTGTTGTGCATCAGGATTGCCAGTTTCTGGATCACCTGTCGGTGGCGGAGAACATTGCACTACCACTGCATGTGACCGGGCGTGGGGCAGAGGGTGCGCATGACGACCTGATCGAGCTCATGGGCTGGGTGGGCCTGACCCACCGCGCCACGGCAATGCCGCCAGAGCTTTCAGGGGGCGAACGCCAACGTGCGGCTCTGGCACGCGGGGTGATCATGTCACCCGACGTGATCATCGCGGATGAGCCGACCGGCAACGTCGACTGGGAGATGTCACAGCGCCTTTTGCGCCTGCTGATCGAATTGAACAAAATGGGTAAAACAGTGCTGATCGCGACCCATGACCTCAGCTTGATCCGGGCGGCGAAATCTCAGATTCAGGCCCGTGTGCTGCGGATTGCAAACAATCGGGTGCAGCTTTCCGGGGCGGATCTGTGA
- a CDS encoding zinc-ribbon domain-containing protein has protein sequence MRLICPNCDAQYEVPEDVMPLDGRDVQCSNCGQTWFQEHPNAPDDAPTETLDLPKTPEPAQTREEPEETPELPTPPVRRALDPAVEDVLRAEAELEAQARKAEKSSLESQPDLGLDDAPQKRRTQDSSKAEQKTRPAPNPEKDEATFAKAASSAISSRRELLPDIEEINSTLRSNTDRSASTDPGQTAQIEVQEKRSARRGFVLAAALVAGLVLVYVYAPQIAQQMPQAEPALMGYVEMADGWRVWLDTQVTALLTWLDQVSGSGTP, from the coding sequence ATGCGGTTGATTTGCCCCAATTGCGACGCACAGTATGAAGTGCCCGAAGATGTGATGCCGCTGGATGGCCGCGATGTGCAGTGTTCCAACTGTGGCCAGACGTGGTTTCAGGAGCATCCGAACGCACCGGACGATGCGCCGACAGAAACGCTTGATCTGCCAAAAACACCGGAACCTGCACAGACCCGCGAAGAACCGGAAGAGACGCCCGAACTGCCCACGCCTCCGGTGCGCCGGGCGCTGGACCCGGCAGTCGAGGACGTGTTGCGCGCCGAGGCTGAGTTGGAAGCACAAGCGCGCAAGGCTGAAAAGTCCAGCCTTGAAAGCCAACCTGACCTCGGCCTTGACGATGCCCCCCAAAAACGCCGCACCCAAGACAGCAGCAAAGCTGAGCAAAAGACGCGACCGGCACCCAATCCCGAGAAGGATGAGGCAACCTTTGCAAAAGCCGCATCATCAGCCATATCCAGCCGCCGCGAGTTGTTACCGGATATCGAAGAGATAAATTCGACGCTGCGCTCTAACACTGATCGCTCTGCCAGCACGGACCCCGGACAGACTGCCCAGATCGAGGTGCAGGAAAAACGAAGCGCCCGGCGTGGTTTCGTTCTTGCCGCCGCCTTGGTCGCAGGTCTCGTGCTGGTCTATGTTTACGCACCGCAGATCGCACAGCAAATGCCGCAGGCAGAGCCCGCACTGATGGGTTATGTGGAGATGGCCGACGGGTGGCGTGTCTGGCTGGACACTCAGGTCACAGCATTGCTGACCTGGCTTGATCAGGTTTCAGGCAGCGGCACCCCTTAA